The genomic region GCCGACCGGAATCCAGACGAGGGAGAAGGAATTCGAACAGTCCCGCCCGTGGACGGATATGCCTCCCCGGATCGGGCAGGATCTGCATCCGGTTTGGTGCCGCATGGTGGACGAGGCCCAGGCGATTCATATTCCTCACCAGATCAAGAGCGGCGAACCATACCCCATCAGGGCCATGCTGGGCTTCGGTCTGAATCATCGCATGTGGCCAGGGTCGGCCTTTATGCGGGAATCCCTGGAGATGCTCGATTTCCTCGTGGTGGTGGATCTTTTCATGACCGAGACCGCGAAAATCGCGGATCTGGTACTCCCGGCCTGTACTTCCTTCGAGAGAAGCGAACTCAAATTTTACCCTGAAAAATTCGTCATCTGGACGACTCCCGTGATCGAGCCCCTATGGGAATCCCGCTCCGATGCGGACATCATCTTTGATCTGGCCCGGCGTATCACCCCGGAGGACGACCTCTTGCAAAAGGGCCACGAAGCCTGTATCGATTGGATCCTTGAGCCCACCGGCCTGCGCGTGGAGGAACTGAAAAAACACCCTGCAGGGCTTTCCTTGAAAGGGTTCCCCGATCCCCCTTTCAAAAAATACGAAAAATCCGGATTCCCGACACCTTCAGGGAAGATGGAATTCACTTCCCGCATCCTGGAAGAGGCCGGGCTGGATCCTCTGCCCCGGTTCAAAGAACCCCTGATGAGCCCCTTCAGCACCCCTGAGCTGGCGGAGGATTTCCCCTTGATCCTGACAACAGGGGCCAGGCTTCCCATGTTCATTCACTCCAGGACCTTTCGACTCGGCTGGACCAGGGGGCTCCGGCCGGATCCCATGGTGGACATCCACCCCCAGGACGCCCTGGAACGGGAGATCACACAAGGGGACTGGGTGACTCTCTCCACCCCCAGGGCCTCTATCAGGGTCCGGGCCAACCTCACCAACCTGGTCCCTCCCGGCGTGGTGAACATGTACCACGGATACCCGGGCGCGGACGTGAATTTGTTAATCGACCCGGACTACCGGGACCCCATATCCGGATACCCTGGGTTCAAATCCCTGCTTTGCGAAGTAAAAAAATTCACCCCCTGAGCGAGGTTCTCCATGCAACTGGGTTTTTCATTAGATGTGTCACGGTGTAGCGGATGCATGGCCTGTGTCGTGGCCTGCCAAGACCAGAACGACCTGCCGGAAGATGCAAAATCCTTCAGGCACGTGACCCGGCTTGAACAGGGCCGGTTTCCCGATGTCTCCATCTCCTTTGTCTCTGTCGCCTGTCTTCACTGCGGGGACGCCCCTTGTCTGATGGTCTGTCCTACCAAGGCCCTCTTCAAGCGCGAGCAGGACGGCGTGGTGGACGTGAACGTGGACCTATGCGTGGGCTGCCACAGTTGTGCCTTGGCCTGCCCCTTCGGGGCCCCCCGCTTTCCCTGGGGAGAGAAGATGGCCAAATGCGATTTTTGTATCGAAAGGGTCCTCCACGGCCTGGAACCGGCCTGTGTCAGGGCTTGTCCCACCCGAGCCCTCAGCTTCGGACCTGTGGACGACCTGACCGTGGCAAAGGCGGAAAAAGCTGGTGCCACTTTACTCCGATCTTTCCTGTCCACCTCCGGTACGGAACGATGAACCAGGGCTCCCTTCCTCTTCTGATTATCGGTAATGGAGGTGCTGCCGTCCATGCCGCATTGGGA from Deltaproteobacteria bacterium harbors:
- a CDS encoding molybdopterin-dependent oxidoreductase, which translates into the protein MNEPVMEISTVPKGKVPTPGSGIEIRKTICSICNPISHCGIDAYVKDGVVIKVEGSKENPHNEGTLCSKGAASRQYIYHKDRIRTPLLRKGERGSDHFEPISWEEAMDILAGRLLEIREESGPESVVFYAGYPKWMRPFLKRLAHSFGSPNYCTESSTCSQAAGMAARLNYGTMGRPHIPKTKCLLVWSGNPFYSNTTLVRGLLDAIERGMKVIEVGPLKTPLSRHAHIHLRMRPGTSGALALGMAHVIIEEDLYDHEFVAEWTIGFEEFRKYVQEFTPGRTAQITGVPEDLIKKAARLYATTKPAAMQNSANATTHHTNGVQNHRALTALVGLTGNFDVEGGNYVIPPGYLYMPTGIQTREKEFEQSRPWTDMPPRIGQDLHPVWCRMVDEAQAIHIPHQIKSGEPYPIRAMLGFGLNHRMWPGSAFMRESLEMLDFLVVVDLFMTETAKIADLVLPACTSFERSELKFYPEKFVIWTTPVIEPLWESRSDADIIFDLARRITPEDDLLQKGHEACIDWILEPTGLRVEELKKHPAGLSLKGFPDPPFKKYEKSGFPTPSGKMEFTSRILEEAGLDPLPRFKEPLMSPFSTPELAEDFPLILTTGARLPMFIHSRTFRLGWTRGLRPDPMVDIHPQDALEREITQGDWVTLSTPRASIRVRANLTNLVPPGVVNMYHGYPGADVNLLIDPDYRDPISGYPGFKSLLCEVKKFTP
- a CDS encoding 4Fe-4S dicluster domain-containing protein → MACVVACQDQNDLPEDAKSFRHVTRLEQGRFPDVSISFVSVACLHCGDAPCLMVCPTKALFKREQDGVVDVNVDLCVGCHSCALACPFGAPRFPWGEKMAKCDFCIERVLHGLEPACVRACPTRALSFGPVDDLTVAKAEKAGATLLRSFLSTSGTER